The Chryseobacterium indicum genome includes a window with the following:
- a CDS encoding type I restriction enzyme HsdR N-terminal domain-containing protein — protein sequence MELPKLNFQETFDFKFKKDKDKFFIYDLVRKTYLLLTPEEWVRQHWIHYYLTVKSYSASALITEKKIVLNGLTKRVDLLITEKAQPKILIECKAPQIKLTEKTFEQTARYNSVIGAKEIVLTNGLQHIHAYYENEQYQFYKPE from the coding sequence ATGGAACTTCCAAAACTGAATTTTCAGGAAACTTTTGATTTTAAATTCAAGAAAGACAAAGATAAGTTTTTTATTTATGATTTGGTTCGTAAAACTTACCTTTTGCTGACTCCTGAAGAGTGGGTACGGCAACACTGGATCCATTATTATCTTACGGTAAAATCCTACTCTGCTTCTGCATTAATTACTGAAAAAAAGATTGTTTTAAATGGTTTAACGAAGAGGGTTGATCTTTTAATTACTGAAAAAGCACAGCCTAAAATTTTAATTGAATGCAAAGCTCCGCAAATTAAATTAACCGAAAAGACTTTTGAGCAGACTGCAAGATATAATTCTGTAATCGGAGCGAAAGAGATTGTTCTGACGAATGGTTTGCAGCATATTCATGCGTATTATGAGAATGAACAGTATCAGTTTTATAAGCCGGAGTGA
- a CDS encoding dienelactone hydrolase family protein produces the protein MIRSLLLSSFLMTSVTFFGQNLKPVAYQDGAQKLNGLVTSNAGKKLPGVLILPAWKGIDDEAKTAAAELEKQDYVAFIADIYGEGNIPTNMDTAAKNSGYYKKNYEAYQKRISLALEQLKKNGAIPEKIAVIGYCFGGTGALESARGNLPVVGVVSIHGSIGKDQARKNGPISTKILVENPADDRGVSPEDYNNLVKEMNDGNADWQIITYAHSKHTFTDPKSPDYNEVMAKRAWNHTLMFLKELLK, from the coding sequence ATGATACGTTCACTTTTATTGTCTTCATTTTTAATGACTTCGGTGACTTTTTTTGGTCAGAATCTGAAACCTGTCGCTTATCAGGACGGCGCGCAGAAACTTAATGGACTGGTAACTTCCAATGCGGGGAAAAAACTTCCCGGAGTTCTGATTCTTCCTGCGTGGAAAGGAATTGATGATGAAGCGAAAACAGCCGCTGCCGAACTTGAAAAACAAGACTACGTTGCTTTTATTGCGGATATTTATGGGGAGGGAAATATTCCGACCAATATGGATACGGCTGCGAAAAATTCTGGATATTACAAGAAAAATTACGAAGCGTACCAGAAAAGGATTTCACTTGCACTGGAACAATTGAAAAAAAACGGGGCAATTCCTGAAAAAATTGCGGTAATCGGCTATTGTTTCGGAGGAACGGGAGCTTTGGAATCAGCGAGGGGAAATCTTCCTGTGGTGGGCGTTGTTTCTATCCACGGAAGTATCGGAAAAGATCAGGCAAGAAAAAACGGACCGATTTCAACAAAAATTCTGGTGGAAAATCCTGCCGATGACAGAGGAGTAAGTCCGGAAGATTACAATAATCTGGTGAAGGAAATGAATGATGGAAACGCAGACTGGCAGATTATTACGTATGCACACTCCAAACATACTTTTACCGATCCGAAATCGCCGGATTACAATGAAGTGATGGCGAAAAGAGCGTGGAACCACACGTTGATGTTTTTAAAAGAACTTCTGAAATAA
- a CDS encoding cupin domain-containing protein → MKKYKIQQSPFVVPTTDGKLIEEHWGNSTGNSNISIAHMVAPPNWSEPHQTPEFDEFTLIISGKKQFEIDGEIVVLEKGQSILIEKGARVRYSNPFSEECEYVAICIPAFSMDLVNREE, encoded by the coding sequence ATGAAGAAATATAAAATTCAGCAATCGCCATTCGTTGTTCCTACCACAGACGGAAAACTCATCGAAGAACACTGGGGAAACTCCACAGGAAATTCCAATATTTCCATTGCACACATGGTTGCACCGCCCAACTGGAGCGAACCGCATCAGACTCCCGAATTTGATGAATTCACCTTAATTATTTCAGGAAAAAAACAATTTGAAATTGACGGAGAAATTGTTGTCTTAGAAAAAGGACAAAGTATTTTAATAGAAAAAGGAGCAAGAGTGCGATACAGCAATCCGTTTTCAGAAGAATGTGAATATGTTGCCATCTGTATTCCGGCTTTTTCTATGGATCTTGTAAACAGAGAAGAATAA